In Brassica rapa cultivar Chiifu-401-42 chromosome A06, CAAS_Brap_v3.01, whole genome shotgun sequence, a single window of DNA contains:
- the LOC103871711 gene encoding uncharacterized protein LOC103871711, translated as MQNSFQIKRNMKLPRGFITILALYVFIHHMEALEVGGPTQELINSICAETVDYELCKEIIHKHLDTKTMNLFDLTHLIFRIATEHASDTYVFIGNILREHPDPEETTGLNTCLTAYTDETSTFLKVRHEFCQEDYERMIIDILSTRKILKRCRTDFQIPLNKKKLLIEKGRVMKILINMSAVSGYMVTNGNGYLLSSVVTEPCFFNDVDQDS; from the exons ATGCAAAACAGTTTTCAGATTAAAAGAAATATGAAACTCCCGCGAGGCTTCATAACTATTCTTGCTCTTTATGTTTTTATCCATCACATGGAAGCACTCGAAGTCGGTGGTCCGACACAAGAACTGATCAATAGTATTTGCGCTGAGACTGTAGATTATGAACTTTGCAAAGAAATCATTCACAAACATTTAGACACAAAAACAATGAATCTCTTCGATCTCACACATCTCATATTCCGCATCGCTACTGAACACGCCAGTGATACATATGTTTTCATCGGTAACATCTTGCGTGAACATCCTGATCCTGAGGAGACGACTGGTCTCAACACTTGTCTAACGGCTTACACTGACGAAACCAGTACTTTCTTGAAAGTACGCCATGAGTTTTGTCAGGAAGATTACGAACGTATGATCATAGACATTTTATCCACAAGAAAGATCTTGAAAAGATGCAGGACCGATTTTCAGATTCCTCTGAACAAGAAGAAGCTTTTAATAGAGAAGGGCAGAGTGATGAAAATCTTGATCAACATGTCTGCGGTTTCGGGGTATATGGTGACAAATGGAAATGGTTATTTGCTTAGCTCAGTTGTTACCGAGCCTTGCTTTTTCAATGATGTAGATCAA GACTCCTAA
- the LOC103872176 gene encoding uncharacterized protein LOC103872176 has product MYRILFIFLAITLVCSIAEANTQQTVDAICKQTIDIKFCNGILAKATSPSMKDLLKVTVTEAERISADTDSFIVTIITKVGSGPGLQKCAEAYARVNASFTNAVSLFNNERYAEINGLMDEVSYGVGICKTDFNVPGYNINPMIEKNRETNVLAAMEKIISRMVTS; this is encoded by the coding sequence ATGTATCgcattctttttatatttttggcgATTACACTCGTTTGCTCCATCGCAGAAGCGAACACTCAACAAACAGTCGACGCAATCTGCAAACAGACAATAGACATCAAATTCTGCAATGGGATCCTTGCCAAAGCTACTTCCCCAAGCATGAAAGATCTCTTGAAAGTGACAGTGACAGAAGCTGAAAGAATATCGGCTGACACAGATTCCTTCATCGTCACGATCATTACAAAAGTTGGAAGCGGGCCCGGTCTACAAAAGTGTGCTGAAGCGTACGCTCGGGTGAACGCATCGTTCACGAATGCTGTATCTCTCTTTAACAATGAACGTTACGCTGAGATCAACGGACTCATGGATGAGGTTTCATATGGTGTTGGTATATGTAAGACAGATTTTAATGTGCCCGGTTATAATATCAATCCGATGATTGAGAAAAACAGAGAGACAAATGTTTTAGCGGCCATGGAAAAAATCATTAGTCGTATGGTTACTTCATAA
- the LOC103871709 gene encoding WAT1-related protein At1g09380 — MVKSRDLLPSLAMVLVQIGYAGMNITSKMAMESGMKPLILVAYRQIFATIATFPVAFFLERKTRPKITLRVLVQIFFCSITGVTGNQVLYFIGLQNSSPTIACALTNLLPAVTFLLAAIFRQEAVGIRKASGQAKVIGTVVCVAGAMVLSFYHGHTIGIGESKIHWAYAQNITNHGSDSNGSNFFLGPFMIMAAAVSWAVWFIIQTKMSETFAAPYTSTLLMCLMGSIECGGIALISDHKLADWSLSSPLRLISALYAGVVASALAFCLMSWAIQIKGPLYVSVFSPLLLVVVAVFSWTLLEEKLYTGTFMGSALVVIGLYGVLWGKDREMNENQDEEENQKKVKQEQKVKTVVNEDIESRLPAVGGGAAAASGSGNGATRLVSP; from the exons atgGTTAAATCGAGAGACTTGTTGCCGTCCTTGGCTATGGTGTTGGTGCAAATCGGCTACGCAGGCATGAACATAACGTCGAAGATGGCTATGGAATCCGGCATGAAGCCTCTCATTCTTGTCGCTTACCGCCAAATCTTTGCCACTATCGCCACCTTTCCCGTCGCATTTTTCCTTGAACG TAAGACAAGACCGAAGATCACACTAAGGGTTCTTGTCCAAATCTTCTTCTGCTCTATCACCGG TGTGACCGGTAACCAAGTGCTCTACTTCATAGGACTTCAAAATTCATCTCCCACCATTGCTTGTGCCTTAACTAACCTCTTGCCGGCGGTCACTTTCCTACTCGCCGCAATCTTCAG ACAAGAAGCTGTAGGGATTAGGAAGGCATCAGGACAAGCCAAAGTGATAGGGACAGTAGTATGTGTGGCCGGAGCCATGGTTCTCTCCTTCTACCATGGTCACACCATTGGCATCGGAGAGTCCAAGATCCATTGGGCATATGCTCAAAACATCACTAACCATGGTTCTGATTCCAATGGTTCTAACTTCTTCTTGGGGCCTTTCATGATCATGGCTGCTGCCGTTTCTTGGGCCGTTTGGTTCATTATTCAG ACGAAAATGAGTGAAACATTTGCAGCACCATACACGAGCACACTTCTAATGTGTTTGATGGGAAGTATCGAATGTGGAGGCATCGCTTTGATCTCTGATCACAAACTCGCTGATTGGTCTCTCAGCTCTCCTCTCCGCCTCATCTCCGCCCTTTACGCC GGAGTGGTGGCGTCTGCGTTAGCGTTCTGCTTAATGTCATGGGCGATACAGATAAAAGGTCCTCTCTACGTCTCTGTCTTCAGCCCATTACTGCTCGTAGTTGTAGCCGTTTTCAGCTGGACTCTTCTTGAAGAGAAACTCTACACCGGCAC GTTTATGGGATCAGCACTTGTGGTTATTGGGCTGTATGGCGTTTTGTGGGGGAAAGACAGAGAGATGAATGAGAATCAAGACGAAGAAGAGAACCAAAAGAAGGTGAAACAAGAACAGAAAGTCAAAACTGTTGTTAACGAAGATATTGAATCGAGATTGCCTGCggtaggaggaggagcagcaGCAGCATCAGGTAGTGGCAACGGTGCCACGAGACTTGTATCGCCTTAA
- the LOC103871715 gene encoding GDSL esterase/lipase At1g09390 → MATLSLHSHTFFLLSLLLVIFVLRQHLAVAGGCQYPPVIFNFGDSNSDTGGLAAGLGYTIGLPNGRSFFRRSTGRLSDGRLIIDFLCQSLNTSLLNPYLDSLVGSKFQNGVNFAIVGSTTLPRYVPFVLNIQLMQFLHFKSRALELASTSDPLKEMMITENGFRNALYMIDIGQNDIADSFSKGLSYSQVVKHIPNVISEIKSAIKTLYDEGGRKFWVHNTGPLGCLPQKLTMVHSEALDKHGCLSSYNSAAKLFNEGLDHMCREMRTELRDADIVYVDIYTIKYDLIANSTNHGFEKPLMACCGYGGPPYNYNVNITCGHGGSNSCDEGSRFISWDGIHYTETANAIVAMKVLSMQYSSPPTPFHFFCSR, encoded by the exons ATGGCTACGCTCTCTCTCCACTCCCATACCTTCTTCCTCCTTAGTCTCCTGCTGGTGATCTTCGTTCTCCGACAACACTTGGCGGTGGCAGGAGGATGCCAGTATCCGCCCGTGATCTTTAACTTCGGAGATTCTAACTCTGACACGGGTGGACTCGCCGCCGGACTCGGTTACACCATTGGTCTCCCGAACGGCCGTTCATTTTTCCGGCGTTCCACTGGTCGACTCTCTGACGGCCGACTCATCATCGATTTCCTTT GCCAAAGTTTGAATACAAGTCTACTAAACCCATACTTAGACTCATTGGTTGGATCGAAATTTCAAAACGGGGTTAACTTCGCCATCGTTGGATCAACCACTCTTCCTAGATATGTTCCCTTCGTTCTCAACATTCAGCTCATGCAGTTCCTCCACTTTAAATCACGAGCACTCGAGCTTGCTTCCACCTCAG ATCCTTTGAAAGAAATGATGATAACTGAGAATGGATTCAGAAACGCATTGTACATGATCGATATCGGGCAGAATGATATTGCGGATTCATTTTCCAAAGGCCTTTCTTACTCCCAGGTCGTCAAGCATATTCCAAACGTTATTTCTGAGATCAAGAGTGCTATTAAG ACATTGTATGATGAAGGAGGGCGGAAGTTCTGGGTTCACAATACAGGACCTTTAGGTTGTCTGCCTCAGAAACTTACAATGGTTCATAGCGAAGCTTTAGATAAGCACGGTTGTCTATCGAGTTATAACTCAGCAGCTAAGCTGTTCAACGAAGGGTTGGATCATATGTGTCGAGAAATGAGAACCGAGCTGAGAGATGCGGACATAGTCTATGTCGACATTTATACTATCAAGTATGATCTCATCGCAAACTCTACTAATCACG GCTTTGAGAAACCGTTAATGGCGTGTTGCGGATACGGAGGGCCTCCTTATAACTACAACGTGAACATAACGTGTGGCCACGGTGGCTCTAACAGCTGCGATGAAGGTTCTCGGTTTATAAGCTGGGACGGGATACATTACACCGAGACAGCTAACGCCATTGTAGCCATGAAAGTATTGTCCATGCAATACTCCTCGCCACCAACTCCGTTTCATTTCTTCTGCAGCCGCTGA